Proteins found in one Candidatus Edwardsbacteria bacterium genomic segment:
- the ndk gene encoding nucleoside-diphosphate kinase codes for MTGQQHPKGPPERTLMIIKPDAVERGLIGEILHRVELDGFQIIAMKMIKMTESQAKGFYRMHRKKNFYKALVKFMTSDPSVLCVLERENAITNLRQLVGSTNPDEAAFGTIRHDYATATRFNCVHASDSPESAKREVHFFFRESAMVRIHRRIKRIYSMPFARR; via the coding sequence CGGACCCTGATGATCATCAAGCCCGATGCGGTGGAGCGGGGGCTGATCGGAGAGATACTGCACCGGGTGGAGCTGGACGGATTCCAGATCATAGCCATGAAGATGATCAAGATGACCGAGTCCCAGGCCAAGGGTTTCTACCGGATGCACCGCAAAAAAAACTTCTACAAGGCCCTGGTGAAGTTCATGACCTCGGATCCCAGCGTGTTGTGCGTGCTGGAAAGGGAGAACGCCATAACCAATCTGCGCCAGCTGGTGGGCAGCACCAACCCGGATGAGGCCGCCTTCGGCACCATTCGCCATGACTATGCCACGGCCACCCGCTTCAACTGCGTCCATGCCTCCGATTCGCCGGAATCGGCCAAACGCGAGGTGCATTTCTTCTTCCGGGAAAGCGCCATGGTAAGGATCCACCGCCGGATCAAAAGGATCTACAGCATGCCGTTCGCCAGGAGATGA
- a CDS encoding acetate kinase, whose product MIVLSLNCGSSSVKYQLYNYSQKEIMAKGLVERVSTESSFIIHEVPHREPHKAERSCPNHEVAIQLILDTLLHENHPVISDIKEITAVGHRVVHGGEKFAKSTLINEEVIKTFEDLSALAPLHNPPNVLGIRAAQALMPTIPHVAVMDTAFHQTMPKTSYIYPVPYEWYEKYGVRRYGFHGTSHLYVARRAAVMLGKSPFEVNLITCHIGNGVSLAAIRNGCSYDTSLGLTTMEGLVMGTRSGDVDPGLMPFICNKEKLTTREVESIYLKKSGVLGISGKYIDRRDIEKAMDEGDERAKLAFEIEAYKLRKYIGSYYAALGHLDAIVFTGGVGEMGPRLRAQAVSGLDEMGIVLDQERNTTAKNRNHEFVISSDSSRVKLFVIPTDEELVFTEDVVAIIERRYDVHTNFKYSFQDPGYRNNMRDEAYQWALDKKQQK is encoded by the coding sequence ATCATAGTGCTGTCGCTCAATTGCGGGAGCTCGTCGGTCAAGTACCAGCTTTACAACTATAGCCAGAAAGAGATCATGGCCAAGGGCCTGGTGGAGAGGGTGTCCACCGAGAGCTCCTTCATCATCCACGAGGTGCCCCATCGGGAGCCCCACAAAGCGGAGAGATCCTGCCCCAATCACGAAGTGGCCATCCAGCTGATACTGGACACCCTGCTGCACGAGAACCATCCGGTCATCTCCGACATCAAGGAGATCACCGCGGTGGGCCACCGGGTGGTGCACGGCGGCGAGAAATTCGCCAAATCCACCCTGATCAACGAGGAGGTGATAAAAACCTTCGAGGACCTGTCCGCACTGGCCCCGCTGCACAACCCCCCCAATGTGCTGGGCATCCGGGCCGCCCAGGCTTTGATGCCCACCATCCCCCATGTGGCGGTGATGGACACCGCCTTCCACCAGACCATGCCCAAGACATCATATATCTACCCGGTGCCGTACGAGTGGTACGAGAAGTACGGGGTCCGGCGCTACGGGTTCCACGGCACCTCCCATCTCTACGTGGCCCGCCGGGCGGCGGTGATGCTGGGTAAGAGCCCCTTCGAGGTCAATCTGATCACCTGCCACATCGGCAACGGGGTCAGCCTGGCCGCCATCCGGAACGGCTGTTCCTACGACACCAGCCTGGGCCTGACCACCATGGAGGGCCTGGTGATGGGCACCCGCAGCGGCGACGTGGACCCCGGCCTGATGCCCTTCATCTGCAACAAGGAGAAGCTGACCACCCGGGAGGTGGAGTCCATCTACCTCAAGAAAAGCGGGGTGCTGGGCATCTCCGGGAAATACATCGACCGCCGGGACATCGAGAAGGCCATGGACGAGGGCGACGAACGGGCCAAACTGGCCTTCGAGATCGAGGCCTACAAATTGCGCAAGTACATCGGATCCTACTATGCCGCGCTGGGGCATCTGGATGCCATCGTCTTCACCGGCGGGGTGGGGGAGATGGGGCCGCGGCTCAGGGCCCAGGCGGTCTCCGGACTGGACGAGATGGGGATCGTGCTGGACCAGGAGAGGAACACCACGGCCAAAAACCGCAATCACGAGTTTGTGATCTCGTCCGACAGCTCCCGGGTCAAGCTGTTCGTCATTCCCACCGACGAGGAACTGGTTTTCACCGAGGACGTGGTGGCCATCATCGAACGGCGCTACGACGTGCACACCAATTTCAAATATTCCTTCCAGGATCCCGGCTACCGGAACAACATGCGGGACGAGGCTTACCAATGGGCCCTGGATAAGAAGCAGCAGAAATAG
- a CDS encoding DUF177 domain-containing protein, translated as MKIRVKELREGFNPYRVERKGSIGDPPEFADLSGDLVIEKCGSTLRVKGALTFTALQECSRCLNDFRCSVSQPLELFYRTGKLEDALVGKEAELTSDDLNVIAYRGNEIDLWPDLREAMVLALPMKPLCSEDCRGICPTCGKDLNNGECRCGKRSMDPRWEGLLMLEEKKPAGKKKK; from the coding sequence GTGAAGATCAGGGTCAAGGAATTACGGGAGGGGTTCAATCCCTACCGGGTGGAGAGAAAGGGGAGCATCGGAGACCCTCCGGAGTTCGCCGATCTTTCGGGCGACCTGGTCATCGAGAAGTGCGGCAGCACCCTGAGGGTCAAGGGGGCTTTGACTTTCACCGCTCTCCAGGAATGTTCCCGCTGCCTGAACGATTTCCGGTGCTCCGTCAGCCAGCCCCTGGAGCTTTTCTACCGCACCGGAAAATTAGAGGATGCGCTGGTGGGGAAGGAGGCGGAGCTTACTTCCGACGACCTGAACGTGATAGCCTACAGGGGCAACGAGATCGACCTGTGGCCCGACCTCAGGGAGGCCATGGTACTGGCCCTGCCCATGAAGCCGCTCTGCTCGGAGGACTGCCGGGGCATCTGCCCGACCTGCGGAAAGGATCTCAACAACGGGGAATGCCGGTGCGGCAAGCGATCCATGGACCCCCGCTGGGAGGGCCTGCTTATGCTGGAGGAGAAAAAGCCGGCCGGGAAAAAGAAAAAGTGA